The genome window GGACCTCGGTGTACGACGAGGCCGGGTCCTCCAGCACCGTACGGGCGAGGTCGAGTACGTCGGTGCCGGTGGAGAGCTGGGTGATCTCCAGTTCGTCGGCGAGACGGGAGAGGCGGCCACCATTGTGGTCGGTCACCAGAAAGCAGGGCTTCCCCTCGAACGACAGCCAGGGCAGAAGCCGGAGCGCGGGCGAGTGGTCGGGGGCGAGTGGTCGGGGGCGAGTGGTCGGGGGCGGGGGCGGGAGCGGGAGCGGGAGCGGGAGCGGGGACGGGAGCGGGAGCGGGGACGGGAGCGGGAGCGGGGACGGGAGCGGGGACGGGAGCGGGAGCGGGGACGGGAGCGGGAGCGGGAGCGGGGACGGGAGCGGGGACGGGAGCGGGAGCGGGGACGGGAGCGGGAGCGGGAGCGGGAGCGGGAGCGGCCATCACCTCCGAGTCGGCGACCCGGTGATGGAGGACGTTCTCCTCGATCAGAGTCGCGAACCGGTGGTCGCCCTCGTGGATGACACGGGCGCGGCGCATGCGGACCCCGACCGCGTCGGCCACGTCGTCCGGAGTACCGCGGAAGCCCGCGATCGTCCGCATCAGCGCCGTCGCGTGGCCGGGCGTCTGCAGATGGCCCGGCATGACGTGGGAGGCGTACACACGGAAGTGGCGGGTACGGCTGTGGTGCTGCCGCGAGCTGTACGGCTGTGACGTCGCCGCGACCTGTACGGCTGTGACGTCGCCGCGACCTGTACGGCTGTGACGTCGCCGCCGAACTCGGCCCGGACCTTGGCCAGTTCCTCCCGGCCGGACCGGTGCCGCCGCTGCCATCGGTGACGGGCGCGCTCGTGCCGTCCAGCTCGCCCACGACGGCACCCGCCCTTCCACCCCTTCCGTGTAGCGATCGCTAAAGCGGTGGACGGCTACACTGTAACGACCACTAAAGCAATCGTGCGACGGGCGCCCGCGGCGGAGCCGGACGAGGGAGGGGAAGCCATGCCCAGGGGAGGCAAACGCGCCTTCGACGAGGGGGTCGCGCTGGACGTGGCCCTGGAACTGTTCTGGCGTCAGGGCTACGAGGCCACCTCGATCGCCGACCTGACCCGGGCGATGGACATCAGGCCGCCCAGCCTGTACGCGGCCTTCGGCAACAAGCGGCAGCTCTTCGAGAAGGTCCTCGACCGCTACGCCCAGGCGCGTACACCGCTGTCGCGCGAGGCGCTGGCGCAGCCCACGGCGCACGAGGTGGCGCTAAGGCTGCTGACCGGTCTGGTCGAGGCGTACACCATGCCGGGCAGGCCCCGTGGCTGCCTGACCGTGCGGGCGGGACTCGCCTCCGGCGAGGACGGCCGTGCGATCGTGGAGCTTCTGGCGGCTGCCCGGAACGACTACCGGCAGGCCGTCCAGGACCGTTTCGAGCTGGCCGTTTCCGACGGAGACCTGCCCGCGGACACCGACTGCAAGGCCCTGGCGCGCTTCCTCATGGCCACCGCCGAGGGCCTCGCCGTCAATGCCGCCGCCGACGCGCCCCGCGAGGAACTGCTCGCCGCCGCGATCCTCGCCGCCCGCGTGGTACCCGTCGGCTGACGGGCGTGATGAATCGTTTTATTCGGCTGACCCGTCAGGTGGGCACATCCGGCGTCCGTGCTGCCCGGTGTGCGCCGAACAGTCAGCTATGCATCCTGATCTTGGCAGCTAGAAACGTTTAAGTAACCCTATTGACTCACATCGTGGCCCCTCACTACCGTTCGCCGAAACGTTCCAAAACGGCGGAGTACCGCGCCGGACAGGTTCACTGACAGGGAGGGAACGGCATGTCTCTCAACAGGTCGGCCACGCGTCGCCAGGTGGTGGGTTCCGCCGCCGCGGCCGTGGTCATCGGCGTGGTGAGCCCGGGGCTCGCCCACGGCTCACCGTCCATGTCCGCGTCCACCGCCGCGTCCTCGCCGCCGTCCGCCGGGAACGACTGGACGGCGGAGTGGATCGGGCGGGACACCCCTTCGGCGGCGCCCGAGCTGGGCAAGCAGAACCCCGTCCCGCTGCTGCGCCGGGCGTTCACGCTGGGCAAGCGCGTCAAGCAGGCCAGGTTCAACATCGTCGGGATGGGCTACTACGAGGCGTGGATCAACGGCCACCGGGTCGGTGACCAGGTCCTGGACCCGCCGCCGTCGGCCTACGACCAGACCGCGTTCTCGCGCTCTTTCGACGTCACGAAGTCGCTGCGCGGCGGGGACAACGCCATCGCCGTCACCCTGGGGCGGGGCTTCCTCAGCACCCCGGAGACCACGCCGACGACGCTGTTCGGCCTGTCGAAGGCACCCTGGACCCAGGAGCCCCGGCTGCTGGCGCAGTTGGACATCGTCTTCGGCGACGGCAGCAGACAGCGGGTCGTCAGCGACGGCACCTGGAGGATCACCGACGGGCCCACCCGGGACGCCCTGTACTTCGGTGAGTCGTACGACGCCCGCCTGGCCAGCCCCGGCTGGACGAACGCCTCGTACGACGACTCGGCCTGGGAGACCGCACGCGTCCAGCCCGCGCCGACCAAGCGCGTGGTGCCCGCCGACATGCCTCCGGTCAAGGTCACCGACACCTTCGGCCCCGTCGGCGTCACGCGGCTCACGACCGGCACCAAGGTCTACGACTTCGGCCGTACGACGGCGGGTTGGGCCCGTATCAAGGTCGGCGGCGCGGCCGGGACGACGGTGACCCTCGTCTACGGCGAGCAACTGAACGACGACGGCACCGTGTTCCAGTCGGCCATGCTCGGCCCCGCCGCCGTCACCCACCGGGACTCCTACACCCTGGGCGGCAAGGGCAAGGGAACGCAGACGTGGGAACCGAGCTTCACCCGGCACGGTTTCCGCTATGTCGAGGTGACCACCTCGGCGCCGCTGACCTCGTTCGGGATCGAGGCCCGCGTCGCGCACACCGCGGTGGCGTCGACCGGTCGCTTCGACAGCGCCAACCCGCTGTTGAACAGGATCAACGCCATCCAGCGCGCGTCCCTCCTGGACAACATGTGGGGCATCCCCAGCGACACCCCCTGGCGGGACCGGCAGGGCTGGACGGCCGACGCCTATCTCTATCTGGACTCGGCGGCCCTCAACTTCGATGTCGAGGGCCTGTACCGCCAGTGGCTGCGGACGTTCCGGGAATCCCAGCGGGCCGACGGCAGCCTGCCGGTGATCGCCCCGAACCCCGGCGGCTTCCCGCTGTGGAACGACCCGTCCTGGTCGGGCACGCTGATCTCCTCCGTCTGGACCCACTACCAGCACTACGGCGACACCGGCGTGCTCGTCGACAACTACCCGGCCATGGCGCGCTGGCTCGACCTGATACGCACCACCATCGCCGGGACCGACGGGCTGTACACCGGCTTCTCCTTCGGCGACTGGTCACCGCCCGGCGCGGAGAACGCCGCCACCGTGGCCCTCAGGCCGCCGGAGGGCTCCCTGCTGACGGCCAACGCCGACCTCTACCACGAGGCCCGTCTCCTGGCCGGGATCGCGAGGGAACTCGGTCACTCCGGCGACGCCACCCGGTTCGACACCATGGCCGACGCCCTCGCGAAGAAGTTCAACGAGAAGTTCCTCGACGCCGACGCGGGCGTCTACCGGACCCCCGTGGAGGCCGGTTACCGCCAGACCTCCAACCTGGTGGCCCTTGCGTACGGGCTGGTCCCCGACCAACACCGGGACAAGGTCTTCACCAACCTCGTCAAGGACATCACCGACCGGGGCGACCACCTGAACACCGGGGCCATC of Streptomyces phaeolivaceus contains these proteins:
- a CDS encoding TetR/AcrR family transcriptional regulator, whose amino-acid sequence is MPRGGKRAFDEGVALDVALELFWRQGYEATSIADLTRAMDIRPPSLYAAFGNKRQLFEKVLDRYAQARTPLSREALAQPTAHEVALRLLTGLVEAYTMPGRPRGCLTVRAGLASGEDGRAIVELLAAARNDYRQAVQDRFELAVSDGDLPADTDCKALARFLMATAEGLAVNAAADAPREELLAAAILAARVVPVG
- a CDS encoding alpha-L-rhamnosidase — translated: MSLNRSATRRQVVGSAAAAVVIGVVSPGLAHGSPSMSASTAASSPPSAGNDWTAEWIGRDTPSAAPELGKQNPVPLLRRAFTLGKRVKQARFNIVGMGYYEAWINGHRVGDQVLDPPPSAYDQTAFSRSFDVTKSLRGGDNAIAVTLGRGFLSTPETTPTTLFGLSKAPWTQEPRLLAQLDIVFGDGSRQRVVSDGTWRITDGPTRDALYFGESYDARLASPGWTNASYDDSAWETARVQPAPTKRVVPADMPPVKVTDTFGPVGVTRLTTGTKVYDFGRTTAGWARIKVGGAAGTTVTLVYGEQLNDDGTVFQSAMLGPAAVTHRDSYTLGGKGKGTQTWEPSFTRHGFRYVEVTTSAPLTSFGIEARVAHTAVASTGRFDSANPLLNRINAIQRASLLDNMWGIPSDTPWRDRQGWTADAYLYLDSAALNFDVEGLYRQWLRTFRESQRADGSLPVIAPNPGGFPLWNDPSWSGTLISSVWTHYQHYGDTGVLVDNYPAMARWLDLIRTTIAGTDGLYTGFSFGDWSPPGAENAATVALRPPEGSLLTANADLYHEARLLAGIARELGHSGDATRFDTMADALAKKFNEKFLDADAGVYRTPVEAGYRQTSNLVALAYGLVPDQHRDKVFTNLVKDITDRGDHLNTGAIGTKLLLPVLTGHGRADLAYRIATRTSYPSWGYWVKQGATTSWETWSMTKKDLSMNHPFLGTVDDWFYQHLAGIRAAAPGYAEVLIAPVVPDGLRHASARVTTPRGEVGAGWRQEKGRLTLTVKVPARTPTEVRVPLPDGGARSVTADRGATRVERKDGHVVYRVRGGTHVFHVS